A region from the Catellatospora sp. TT07R-123 genome encodes:
- a CDS encoding ABC transporter ATP-binding protein, which translates to MSTPLLQVEGLTKEFAVRGGAPVQAVSGVDLAVAPGEALGLVGESGCGKTTTGRMLVRLLEPTAGKITFDGRDITHLRGRALRPLRRDIQIVFQDPYGSLNPRHTVGQIVAMPLEVNGIRPPGGIRRQVQELLELVGLNPEHYNRYPHEFSGGQRQRIGIARALALKPRLIVADEPVSALDVSVQAQVVNLLRGLQRDLGLTFVLIAHDLAVVRHFCQRVAVMYLGKVVESGDREDIYTAPRHPYTRALLSAVPELGESGQGRIRLTGEVPAPSDPPSGCRFRTRCWKAQDLCATAEPELIPRDGSRQAVACHFPEPGPEPGPESATAEGEAAHGDAD; encoded by the coding sequence ATGAGTACGCCTTTGTTGCAGGTCGAGGGGCTGACCAAGGAGTTCGCCGTGCGCGGCGGGGCGCCGGTGCAGGCCGTGTCGGGAGTGGACCTGGCCGTGGCGCCCGGCGAGGCGCTGGGCCTGGTGGGGGAGTCCGGCTGCGGCAAGACCACCACCGGCCGGATGCTGGTGCGGCTGCTGGAGCCGACCGCCGGGAAGATCACCTTCGACGGCCGGGACATCACCCATCTGCGTGGCCGGGCGCTGCGCCCGCTGCGCCGCGACATCCAGATCGTCTTCCAGGACCCGTACGGCTCGCTCAACCCCCGGCACACCGTGGGCCAGATCGTGGCGATGCCGCTGGAGGTCAACGGGATCAGGCCGCCCGGCGGCATCCGGCGTCAGGTGCAGGAGCTGCTGGAACTGGTCGGGCTCAACCCCGAGCACTACAACCGCTACCCGCACGAGTTCTCCGGCGGCCAGCGCCAGCGCATCGGCATCGCCCGCGCGCTGGCCCTCAAGCCGCGCCTGATCGTGGCAGACGAGCCGGTCAGCGCCCTGGACGTGTCGGTGCAGGCGCAGGTGGTCAACCTGCTGCGCGGCCTGCAGCGCGACCTGGGGCTGACGTTCGTGCTGATCGCGCACGACCTGGCCGTGGTGCGGCACTTCTGCCAGCGGGTCGCGGTGATGTACCTGGGCAAGGTCGTCGAGTCCGGCGACCGCGAGGACATCTACACCGCGCCGCGGCACCCGTACACCCGGGCGCTGCTGTCGGCCGTGCCGGAGCTGGGCGAGTCCGGCCAGGGCCGGATCCGGCTCACCGGCGAGGTGCCCGCGCCCAGTGACCCGCCGTCCGGGTGCCGGTTCCGGACCCGGTGCTGGAAGGCGCAGGACCTGTGCGCCACCGCGGAACCGGAGCTGATCCCGCGCGACGGCAGCCGCCAGGCGGTGGCCTGCCACTTTCCGGAGCCCGGTCCGGAGCCCGGTCCGGAGTCCGCGACTGCTGAAGGCGAGGCCGCCCATGGCGATGCCGACTGA
- a CDS encoding ABC transporter ATP-binding protein codes for MSTPYLQVENLTVRLRSSDGVVRAVNDLSFSVARGRTLGIVGESGSGKTVTGLAVLGLHDARKAEIGGRILVDGTDLQALPERERRRLRGGDLAMIFQDPLSALHPYYTVGRQIIEAHRTHDAGVGRAAARRHAIDLLGRVGIPQPQRRIDQYPHEFSGGMRQRAMIAMALVNNPKVLIADEPTTALDVTVQAQILDLLADLQREFQSAIIMITHDLGVVRQVAHDVLVMYGGRAVEHGSAAQVLGDPQHPYTWGLLASVPSLTGPVTDDLVPIPGNPPSLVHLPAGCAFHPRCRFAGRTGGASRERVPELLVSGEPGHLAACHLPAADRRAARTETGVSA; via the coding sequence GTGAGCACGCCGTACCTGCAGGTCGAGAACCTGACCGTGCGCCTGCGCAGCTCCGACGGAGTGGTGCGCGCGGTCAACGACCTGTCGTTCTCCGTGGCGCGCGGCCGGACCCTGGGCATCGTCGGCGAGTCCGGCTCCGGCAAGACCGTGACCGGGCTGGCCGTGCTCGGCCTGCACGACGCCCGCAAGGCCGAGATCGGCGGCCGCATCCTGGTCGACGGCACCGACCTCCAGGCGCTGCCCGAACGCGAGCGGCGCAGGCTGCGCGGCGGCGACCTGGCCATGATCTTCCAGGACCCGCTGTCGGCGCTGCACCCGTACTACACGGTGGGCCGCCAGATCATCGAGGCGCACCGCACGCACGACGCGGGCGTCGGCCGCGCCGCCGCACGACGGCACGCGATCGACCTGCTCGGCCGGGTCGGCATCCCGCAGCCGCAGCGGCGCATCGACCAGTACCCGCACGAGTTCTCGGGCGGCATGCGCCAGCGCGCGATGATCGCGATGGCGCTGGTCAACAACCCGAAGGTGCTCATCGCCGACGAGCCGACCACCGCCCTGGACGTGACCGTGCAGGCGCAGATCCTGGACCTGCTGGCCGATCTGCAGCGGGAGTTCCAGTCCGCGATCATCATGATCACCCATGACCTGGGCGTGGTGCGGCAGGTCGCCCACGACGTCCTCGTCATGTACGGCGGCCGCGCCGTCGAGCACGGCAGCGCCGCGCAGGTGCTCGGCGACCCGCAGCACCCGTACACGTGGGGGCTGCTGGCCAGCGTGCCGAGCCTGACCGGCCCGGTCACCGACGATCTGGTGCCGATCCCGGGCAACCCGCCCAGCCTGGTGCACCTGCCCGCGGGCTGCGCGTTCCACCCGCGCTGCCGGTTCGCCGGCCGCACCGGCGGTGCCAGCCGCGAGCGGGTGCCCGAGCTGCTGGTCTCCGGCGAGCCCGGTCACCTGGCCGCCTGCCACCTGCCCGCCGCCGACCGGCGCGCGGCCCGGACCGAGACGGGGGTGTCGGCATGA